A genomic window from Purpureocillium takamizusanense chromosome 2, complete sequence includes:
- the PPX1 gene encoding Exopolyphosphatase (EggNog:ENOG503P0WK~COG:C): MTAVLRRAGLSPTDLLTLSEFPLPSAAAAAGAPSASSGVGGDRAGAASAGAGGLAPEDTRWVLVDHNAVTGPLKAAGYAARVVGCVDHHVEEHQVPQDSAPRIVEPCGSCMSLVVDECRAAWDELSQQDSRGDHDLVRLGLAAILLDTVNLTAEAKVKDKDVRAVQYLESKARDDGFCRDEYFEDISAVKEDISGLSFRDIFRKDYKEWEDGGLTLGVSCVVQDFSYLLDRADGSAAAFLQHLSSWAKERNLDVAAVMTTSHPNREFQRHLLIWGFNLRGAAAANTFAELAGDKLGLKQWHGGELDDAPADGGAADEVAASSTTASAGREQNTRFAWRQHDLAASRKQVAPLLREAMRRV; encoded by the coding sequence CTGCCGttctgcgccgcgccggcttGTCCCCCACGGATCTCCTGACCTTGTCCGAGTTTCCCctgccgtccgccgccgccgccgccggcgcgccgtccgccagctccggggtcggcggcgatcgtgctggtgctgctagtgctggtgctggcgggcTCGCGCCCGAGGACACGCGCTgggtcctcgtcgaccataACGCCGTCACGGGCCCGCTCAAGGCCGCGGGCtatgccgcccgcgtcgtggGATGCGTGGACCACCACGTAGAGGAGCACCAGGTCCCACAGGATTCCGCCccgcgcatcgtcgagcCATGCGGCAGCTGCATGAGCCTCGTGGTCGACGAGTGCCGCGCCGCATGGGACGAACTCAGCCAGCAGGACAGCCGCGGGGACCATGACCTCGTCCGGCTggggctcgccgccatcctcctgGACACGGTGAACCTCACGGCCGAGGCAAaggtcaaggacaaggacgtcCGTGCGGTCCAGTACCTCGAGTCCAAGGCGCGGGACGACGGTTTCTGCAGGGATGAGTACTTTGAGGACATATcggccgtcaaggaggacATCTCCGGCCTGTCCTTCCGCGACATCTTTCGCAAGGACTACAAGGAGTGGGAGGACGGCGGCTTAACCCTCGGCGTGAGCTGCGTCGTGCAGGACTTTAGCTACCTCCTCGACAgggccgacggcagcgccgccgccttcctgCAGCACCTGTCCTCGTGGGCCAAGGAGCGCAACctcgatgtcgccgccgtcatgacTACTTCCCACCCGAACAGGGAGTTCCAGCGGCACCTTCTCATTTGGGGTTTCAATCTACGAggtgcagccgccgccaacacgTTTGCAGAACTGGCCGGGGACAAGCTCGGGCTCAAACAgtggcacggcggcgagctcgacgacgctcccgccgatggcggcgctgcagacgaGGTTGCTGCTAGTAGTACTACTGCTAGCGCTGGTCGCGAGCAGAATACGAGGTTCGCGTGGAGACAGCACGATCTCGCTGCAAGTCGAAAGCAGGTTGCGCCGTTGCTGCGCGAGGCTATGCGCAGGGTGTGA